A window from Erythrobacter sp. YJ-T3-07 encodes these proteins:
- a CDS encoding bifunctional riboflavin kinase/FAD synthetase, with protein sequence MRWLDHREPVPAPLRGAIVALGNFDGFHKGHQAVAGEAIRWAREEERPVIVATFDPHPVQFFRPDTPPFRLTSLEQRHELYLAFGATAMLVFHFDAELAGTSAEDFIEQILVERFGAHGVLTGEDFTFGKGATGNAALLKEHGAKHGLQARTVSAVSDGDAVVSSSRIRDLLKAGEPQAAAQLLTRPFAIRGIVEHGDKRGREIGYPTANLALEDYLRPKYGIYAVTGRILSSGKELQGAANIGIRPQFEPAKELLEPYFFDFSGDLYGQEIEVALHHFIRPEAKFDGLDALIAQMDRDCAEAKRLLSALP encoded by the coding sequence ATGAGGTGGCTCGACCATCGCGAGCCGGTGCCTGCGCCCTTGCGCGGTGCGATCGTCGCGCTCGGCAATTTCGACGGATTCCACAAAGGCCATCAGGCGGTCGCGGGAGAGGCAATCCGCTGGGCGCGCGAGGAAGAGCGCCCCGTTATCGTCGCGACCTTCGATCCGCACCCGGTGCAGTTCTTCCGGCCCGACACGCCACCCTTCCGCCTGACCAGCCTCGAACAGCGGCACGAGCTCTATCTCGCCTTTGGCGCGACCGCGATGCTGGTGTTCCACTTCGATGCCGAGCTGGCGGGCACCAGCGCGGAAGACTTCATCGAGCAGATCCTCGTCGAGCGATTCGGCGCGCACGGCGTGCTGACGGGCGAGGATTTCACCTTCGGCAAGGGCGCGACAGGCAATGCCGCGCTGCTGAAAGAGCATGGCGCGAAGCATGGGCTGCAAGCACGCACCGTATCGGCGGTGAGCGATGGGGACGCGGTCGTCTCCTCCAGCCGGATTCGCGATCTTCTCAAGGCGGGCGAGCCTCAGGCCGCCGCGCAGCTGCTAACCCGGCCCTTCGCGATTCGCGGGATCGTGGAGCATGGCGACAAGCGCGGGCGCGAGATCGGCTACCCCACCGCCAACCTCGCGCTCGAAGATTACCTGCGCCCTAAATACGGCATCTACGCGGTGACGGGCCGCATCCTGTCCTCTGGCAAGGAGCTGCAGGGCGCAGCCAATATCGGCATCCGCCCGCAGTTCGAACCGGCCAAGGAGCTGCTGGAGCCGTATTTCTTCGACTTCTCGGGCGACCTCTACGGACAGGAAATCGAGGTCGCGCTGCACCACTTCATCCGGCCCGAAGCAAAGTTTGACGGGCTCGACGCACTGATTGCGCAGATGGACCGGGATTGTGCGGAAGCGAAAAGGCTCTTATCCGCGCTCCCCTGA
- a CDS encoding protein-L-isoaspartate O-methyltransferase, which translates to MIVTAHKAPDFTAARRHMIESQLRTSGINDAWVLDRMAAIPREDYVPEAARASAYVDRTVALGAGAFLAPPLAQGQILTHAKPRTDERTLLIGPATAYLAALIRPLVGELREATPDEVLSGDVDGGFDLVIVDGAVEHVPAQLAATLAPSGRLVTGVVSRGVPRLAIGRLSGADVSLMTLVESQLPRLPAFDRPQSWTF; encoded by the coding sequence ATGATCGTAACCGCGCACAAAGCACCCGACTTCACCGCCGCGCGCCGCCACATGATCGAAAGCCAGCTGCGCACCAGCGGGATCAACGATGCATGGGTGCTGGACCGCATGGCCGCGATCCCGCGTGAAGATTACGTGCCCGAAGCCGCGCGCGCGTCCGCCTATGTCGACCGGACGGTTGCGCTGGGTGCGGGCGCCTTCCTCGCCCCGCCGCTGGCGCAGGGGCAGATCCTGACTCATGCGAAGCCGCGTACCGACGAACGCACGCTGCTGATCGGCCCTGCGACCGCCTATCTCGCCGCGCTGATCCGCCCGCTGGTCGGCGAACTGCGCGAAGCGACGCCGGACGAAGTGCTTTCGGGCGATGTCGACGGCGGGTTCGACCTGGTGATCGTCGATGGCGCGGTCGAGCATGTGCCCGCGCAGCTGGCGGCCACGCTCGCCCCGTCGGGCAGGCTGGTTACCGGAGTTGTTTCGCGCGGTGTTCCCCGCCTCGCAATTGGCCGCCTTAGTGGCGCGGATGTTTCGCTGATGACGCTGGTCGAAAGCCAGCTTCCCCGCCTCCCCGCGTTCGATCGGCCGCAAAGCTGGACTTTCTGA
- a CDS encoding sensor histidine kinase, producing MTRDETATDTLPFSNVLYSILGLWAVYFVLVTVRSYIVDFGFQEELLTRRLALCAFAVLVTFVLWLALRFCERRTLRTRIIVAAILALPASFAIAKANQMIFADIQPLIEEAMRDRRGYSISRDDEGNIVIETSVDLLHDLDDPLPSEGSGKARLVLPDSPGENQQWAIALELALGRYFLLLAWAALYLAMSAGAQARGAQAREERFRTAAKAAELRSLRYQINPHFLFNTLNSLSSLVITGRETRAEAMIQAVSNFYRHSLAEEPTEDVALEDEIALQRDYLAIEEVRFPERLLVAIDLPDDLQRARVPGMILQPLVENSVRYAVARSTTPVRVSIEAFADDGRLHLVVADNGPGLPEGTGGGFGIGLSNVRDRLAARFGSNAHVRSGRVEGGGYRTELIMPLDFNDGR from the coding sequence ATGACCCGGGACGAGACCGCCACCGACACCCTGCCGTTTTCGAACGTCTTGTATTCGATCCTCGGGCTGTGGGCGGTCTATTTCGTTCTGGTCACGGTCCGATCCTACATCGTCGATTTCGGTTTTCAGGAAGAACTGCTGACGCGGCGTCTCGCGCTGTGCGCCTTTGCCGTGCTGGTGACCTTCGTCCTGTGGCTCGCCCTGCGGTTCTGCGAGCGCAGGACGCTGCGCACGCGAATCATCGTCGCCGCGATCCTCGCGCTGCCGGCATCCTTTGCGATCGCCAAGGCGAACCAGATGATCTTCGCCGATATCCAGCCGCTGATCGAGGAGGCGATGCGCGACCGGCGCGGCTACAGCATCAGCCGCGACGACGAGGGCAATATCGTGATCGAGACCTCGGTCGACCTGCTGCACGATCTCGACGACCCGCTGCCCTCCGAAGGGTCGGGCAAGGCGCGGCTGGTGCTGCCCGATTCGCCCGGCGAGAACCAGCAATGGGCGATCGCGCTGGAACTGGCGCTGGGCCGCTATTTCCTGCTGCTCGCCTGGGCGGCGCTCTATCTTGCGATGTCGGCAGGCGCACAGGCCCGCGGAGCACAGGCGCGCGAAGAGCGCTTCCGCACTGCGGCCAAGGCGGCGGAGCTGCGATCCTTACGCTATCAGATCAATCCGCACTTCCTGTTCAACACGCTCAATTCGCTCTCCTCGCTGGTGATCACCGGCAGGGAAACGCGGGCCGAGGCGATGATCCAGGCCGTGTCCAACTTCTATCGCCACAGCCTCGCCGAAGAACCGACCGAGGATGTCGCGCTGGAGGACGAGATTGCGCTGCAGCGCGACTACCTCGCGATCGAGGAGGTCCGCTTCCCCGAACGGCTGCTGGTCGCGATCGACCTGCCCGACGATCTGCAACGCGCGCGGGTGCCGGGGATGATCCTGCAGCCGCTGGTCGAAAACTCGGTCCGCTACGCAGTTGCCCGCTCGACCACCCCGGTCCGCGTCTCGATCGAGGCATTCGCCGACGACGGTCGTCTGCATCTGGTGGTGGCCGATAACGGCCCCGGCCTTCCCGAAGGCACCGGGGGCGGCTTCGGCATCGGCCTCTCCAACGTGCGCGACCGGCTCGCCGCCCGCTTCGGCTCGAACGCGCACGTCCGCTCCGGACGGGTCGAGGGCGGAGGCTACCGTACAGAACTCATCATGCCGCTGGATTTCAACGATGGACGATAA
- a CDS encoding fumarate hydratase, with translation MTIISEDDLIESVADALQFISYYHPMDYIRALGEAYEAEQGAAAKDAIAQILTNSRMCAEGHRPICQDTGIVNVFVKWGQDCRLDSKRSLQDVVDEGVRQAYNHPDNKLRASILADPAFTRRNTRDNTPCVLSVEMVPGNTVSIDVAAKGGGSENKSKFKMMNPSDNIVDWVVEQVPSMGAGWCPPGMLGIGIGGTAEHCVKLAKQSLMDPIDMGQLKARGAQTDIEQLRIDIFDAVNAQGIGAQGLGGLSTVLDVKILDWPCHAAGKPVAMIPNCAATRHAHFTLDGSGPSYLEKPDLDQWPKVNWQPDSAAKRVNLDTLTQEEVESWQHGDRLLLSGKMLTGRDAAHKRIKDMLEAGEELPVDFRGRAIYYVGPVDPVMGEVVGPAGPTTATRMDKFTEMMLDLGLLAMIGKAERGADAVEVISRFKTAYLMATGGAAYLVARAIKESKIVAFEELGMEAIYEFTVENMPVTVAVDAQGNNVHTLAPAQWKKRIAEEKLLAD, from the coding sequence ATGACGATAATTAGCGAAGATGATCTCATCGAAAGCGTGGCCGACGCCCTGCAATTCATCTCCTACTACCACCCGATGGATTACATCCGCGCGCTGGGCGAGGCCTACGAGGCGGAGCAGGGCGCGGCAGCCAAGGATGCGATCGCGCAGATCCTGACCAACAGCCGGATGTGTGCCGAAGGGCACCGCCCGATCTGCCAAGATACCGGCATCGTCAACGTGTTCGTCAAATGGGGGCAGGACTGCCGCCTCGACAGCAAGCGCAGCCTGCAGGACGTGGTCGATGAGGGCGTGCGGCAGGCCTACAACCACCCGGACAACAAGCTGCGCGCCAGCATCCTCGCCGATCCGGCCTTCACCCGCCGCAACACGCGCGACAATACGCCGTGCGTCCTCTCGGTCGAGATGGTGCCGGGCAACACCGTCTCCATCGACGTCGCCGCGAAGGGCGGCGGCAGCGAGAACAAGAGCAAGTTCAAGATGATGAACCCGAGCGACAATATCGTCGACTGGGTGGTCGAGCAGGTGCCTAGCATGGGCGCGGGCTGGTGCCCGCCGGGGATGCTCGGCATCGGTATTGGCGGTACCGCCGAACATTGCGTGAAGCTCGCCAAGCAAAGCCTGATGGACCCGATCGACATGGGCCAGCTCAAGGCGCGCGGCGCGCAGACTGATATCGAACAGCTGCGGATCGACATTTTCGACGCGGTCAACGCGCAGGGTATCGGCGCACAGGGACTTGGCGGCCTCTCGACCGTGCTCGATGTGAAGATCCTCGACTGGCCGTGCCACGCCGCGGGCAAGCCGGTGGCGATGATTCCCAACTGCGCGGCAACCCGCCACGCACACTTCACGCTCGACGGGTCGGGGCCGAGCTATCTCGAAAAACCCGATCTCGACCAGTGGCCCAAGGTCAACTGGCAGCCGGACAGTGCGGCCAAGCGCGTGAACCTCGATACCCTCACGCAGGAAGAGGTCGAAAGCTGGCAGCACGGCGACCGCCTGCTGCTGTCGGGCAAGATGCTCACCGGCCGCGACGCCGCGCACAAGCGGATCAAGGACATGCTGGAAGCGGGCGAGGAGCTGCCGGTCGATTTCCGGGGCCGCGCGATCTATTACGTCGGTCCGGTCGATCCGGTGATGGGCGAAGTCGTCGGCCCGGCCGGCCCGACCACCGCCACCCGGATGGACAAGTTCACCGAGATGATGCTCGACCTCGGCCTGCTCGCGATGATCGGTAAGGCGGAGCGGGGCGCGGACGCGGTCGAGGTCATCAGCCGCTTCAAGACCGCCTATCTGATGGCGACCGGCGGCGCGGCCTATCTGGTCGCGCGGGCGATCAAGGAATCGAAGATCGTTGCGTTCGAGGAACTGGGCATGGAGGCGATCTACGAATTCACGGTCGAGAACATGCCGGTGACGGTCGCGGTCGATGCGCAGGGCAACAACGTCCACACGCTCGCCCCGGCGCAGTGGAAGAAGCGGATCGCGGAAGAAAAGCTGCTCGCCGATTGA
- the ileS gene encoding isoleucine--tRNA ligase: MSDDMKKDWRDTVFLPKTDFPMKAGLPQKEPGILAGWQQGDLHGTLRAERAGAEKFILHDGPPYANGDIHVGHALNHILKDMVVRTQSLLGKDAPYVPGWDCHGLPIEWKVEEQYRKKKLNKDEVPRAEFRAECRAYAQKWVDTQREQLKRLGILGDWDNPYLTMDFDSEATIVAELMKFAEAGNLYRGSKPVMWSPVEKTALAEAEVEYEDITSTQIDVAFEIVESPIQELVGAHAVIWTTTPWTIPVNQALAYGPNVTYELLNTTGGKFLVAFDLSDSFLSRTGLSLVDEPSMPIEADALLEWKAGRMWTGEKLAGTKVRHPMHTLGGFYETLRPMLAGDFVTTDSGTGLVHMSPDHGEDDFYLCRENGIDPVFAVDDGGVYRDDWPWLGGDDERRRAVINPNFNAPDGPICSDLRGAGAMLSASADYKHSYPHSWRSKAKIIYRCTPQWFVPMDKDLADGGTLRSRAMGEIERVRFVPERGRNRIRAMVEGRPDWVLSRQRAWGVPITLFVRKDGTYLQDASVNSRVVDAIREGGVDAWDEARKAEFLGSEHNPDDFEMVHDILDVWFDSGCTHVFVLESDRWPALTWPANLYLEGSDQHRGWFQSSLLESCATRGRAPYDQVLTHGFTMDQNGRKMSKSLGNTVDPLKIVDQYGADILRLWALSVDSTMDHRIGDEILKGVADQYRKLRNTFRYLLGALEGYDASEAVDYAEMPELERYTLHKVAELDARLWQAITDYDFNEYTRLLTEFANEDLSAFLFDIRKDRLYCDDPAWTERRAYRTVLDTLFHALVRYAAPVLVFTAEEVWTTRFPEAKSIHLQQIDLLPENWTDEALATRFAALRELREDVTEAIEPLRREKTIRSSNEAAVSVPAQTVPEGFTLDDLAELFIAASVATHDGEGVTVTRSSCNKCGRCWRLLPSVAEDGDLCSRCEEVVN, from the coding sequence ATGAGCGATGATATGAAAAAGGATTGGCGGGACACCGTCTTCCTGCCGAAAACCGATTTCCCCATGAAGGCCGGGCTCCCCCAGAAGGAGCCGGGCATTCTGGCCGGGTGGCAGCAGGGCGACCTGCATGGCACGCTGCGCGCCGAGCGTGCGGGGGCGGAGAAGTTCATCCTTCACGATGGCCCGCCTTATGCAAACGGCGATATCCACGTCGGCCACGCGCTCAATCACATCCTCAAGGACATGGTCGTGCGCACGCAGAGCCTGCTCGGCAAGGATGCGCCCTACGTGCCCGGATGGGACTGCCACGGCCTGCCGATCGAGTGGAAGGTCGAGGAACAGTACCGCAAGAAGAAGCTCAACAAGGACGAGGTCCCGCGCGCCGAATTCCGCGCCGAATGCCGCGCCTACGCCCAGAAATGGGTCGATACCCAGCGCGAACAGCTCAAACGCCTCGGCATCCTGGGCGACTGGGACAATCCCTACCTCACCATGGATTTCGACAGCGAAGCGACGATCGTCGCCGAGCTGATGAAGTTCGCCGAGGCCGGCAACCTCTATCGCGGCTCCAAGCCGGTGATGTGGAGCCCGGTCGAAAAAACCGCGCTCGCCGAAGCCGAGGTCGAGTACGAGGACATCACGAGCACGCAGATCGACGTGGCGTTCGAGATCGTCGAATCGCCGATCCAGGAACTGGTCGGCGCGCATGCGGTGATCTGGACGACCACGCCGTGGACGATCCCGGTCAACCAGGCTTTGGCCTATGGGCCCAATGTGACGTACGAGTTGCTGAATACGACCGGAGGAAAGTTTCTTGTAGCCTTCGACCTCTCAGATAGTTTCCTCTCAAGAACGGGGCTGTCCTTAGTCGACGAGCCAAGCATGCCCATTGAGGCTGATGCCCTCTTGGAATGGAAGGCGGGGCGGATGTGGACGGGTGAAAAACTCGCCGGCACCAAAGTCCGCCACCCGATGCACACCCTCGGCGGGTTCTACGAAACGCTCCGCCCCATGCTCGCAGGCGACTTCGTCACCACCGACAGCGGTACCGGCCTCGTCCACATGTCGCCCGACCATGGCGAGGACGATTTCTACCTGTGTCGCGAGAACGGGATCGACCCGGTCTTCGCGGTCGACGATGGCGGCGTGTACCGCGATGACTGGCCGTGGCTGGGCGGTGACGACGAGCGTCGCCGCGCGGTCATCAACCCCAATTTCAATGCGCCCGACGGGCCGATTTGCTCGGACCTGCGCGGAGCGGGCGCGATGCTGAGCGCGAGCGCGGATTACAAGCACTCCTACCCGCACTCGTGGCGGTCCAAGGCGAAGATCATCTACCGCTGCACGCCGCAGTGGTTCGTGCCGATGGACAAGGACTTGGCGGACGGCGGGACGCTGCGCAGCCGCGCGATGGGCGAGATCGAGCGTGTGCGCTTCGTGCCCGAGCGCGGGCGCAATCGCATCCGCGCGATGGTCGAAGGGCGGCCCGACTGGGTGCTCTCCCGCCAGCGCGCGTGGGGCGTGCCGATCACGCTGTTCGTCCGCAAGGACGGCACCTACCTGCAGGACGCAAGCGTCAACAGCCGCGTGGTCGATGCCATCCGCGAGGGCGGCGTCGATGCATGGGACGAGGCGCGCAAGGCCGAATTCCTCGGGAGCGAGCATAACCCCGACGATTTCGAGATGGTGCACGACATCCTCGATGTGTGGTTCGATTCGGGCTGCACGCATGTCTTCGTGCTCGAAAGCGATCGCTGGCCCGCGCTGACCTGGCCCGCCAATCTCTACCTCGAAGGCAGTGACCAGCATCGCGGCTGGTTCCAGTCCTCGCTGCTCGAAAGCTGCGCCACGCGCGGCCGCGCTCCCTACGACCAGGTGCTGACCCATGGCTTCACCATGGACCAGAATGGGCGCAAGATGTCGAAAAGCCTCGGCAACACGGTCGATCCGCTCAAGATCGTCGACCAGTACGGCGCGGATATCCTGCGGCTGTGGGCGCTGAGCGTCGATTCGACGATGGACCACCGCATCGGCGACGAGATCCTGAAGGGCGTCGCGGACCAGTACCGCAAGCTGCGCAACACCTTCCGCTACCTGCTCGGCGCGCTCGAAGGCTACGACGCTTCCGAAGCGGTCGATTATGCCGAGATGCCCGAGCTGGAGCGCTATACGCTGCACAAGGTGGCCGAGCTCGACGCCAGGCTATGGCAGGCGATCACGGATTACGACTTCAACGAATATACCCGCCTCCTGACCGAGTTCGCGAACGAGGACCTGTCCGCGTTCCTGTTCGATATCCGCAAGGACCGGCTCTATTGCGACGATCCGGCGTGGACGGAGCGCCGCGCGTACCGCACCGTGCTCGACACGCTGTTCCACGCGCTGGTGCGCTATGCCGCGCCGGTGCTGGTGTTCACTGCCGAGGAAGTGTGGACCACCCGCTTCCCCGAGGCGAAGAGTATCCACCTCCAGCAGATCGACCTGCTGCCGGAGAACTGGACCGACGAAGCACTCGCCACCCGTTTCGCTGCGCTGCGCGAGCTTCGCGAGGATGTGACCGAGGCGATCGAGCCACTGCGGCGCGAAAAGACCATCCGCTCGAGCAACGAAGCGGCGGTATCCGTGCCCGCGCAGACCGTGCCGGAAGGGTTCACACTCGACGATCTTGCCGAGCTGTTCATCGCTGCGTCAGTCGCCACCCACGATGGCGAAGGGGTGACCGTAACCCGTTCCTCCTGTAACAAGTGTGGCCGTTGCTGGCGCCTCCTGCCGAGCGTGGCTGAGGACGGCGACCTGTGCAGCCGGTGCGAAGAGGTGGTGAACTGA
- a CDS encoding UrcA family protein, with protein MKMSLVLIAASALAVPMAPALAQGQSINVPYADLNLATPAGRAALDKRIEAAARKVCAVDEVRVGTRIRDGSARKCVADVDRQVRAQIAAITGDETLGG; from the coding sequence ATGAAGATGTCTCTCGTACTGATCGCCGCCAGCGCCCTCGCCGTGCCGATGGCCCCCGCGCTGGCCCAGGGCCAGTCGATCAACGTGCCCTACGCCGACCTCAACCTCGCCACTCCCGCAGGGCGCGCGGCGCTCGACAAGCGGATCGAGGCGGCCGCGCGCAAGGTCTGCGCCGTCGACGAGGTCCGGGTCGGCACGCGCATTCGCGATGGCAGCGCCCGCAAGTGCGTGGCCGATGTGGATCGTCAGGTCCGCGCGCAGATCGCCGCGATCACCGGCGACGAGACGCTGGGCGGTTGA
- the lspA gene encoding signal peptidase II, translating to MDGAWNRRLRGLALAALVFGLDQLVKWLVTGPLGIDSIGAVKELLPFFDLRFTTNFGISLGLFEAQSVEQRWLLVMGTGAIALIVLFWMLRERTKGDIFGLSLILGGALGNILDRVLYGYVIDYADLHFGAFRPFMIFNVADACITIGVLIILARSFFLRDKGAQSDMHLAAKES from the coding sequence ATGGACGGTGCGTGGAATCGCCGCTTGCGCGGCCTTGCGCTGGCCGCGCTCGTCTTCGGGCTCGACCAGCTGGTCAAATGGCTGGTCACCGGCCCGCTGGGCATCGATTCCATCGGCGCGGTGAAGGAACTGCTGCCCTTCTTCGATCTGCGCTTCACCACCAATTTCGGCATTTCGCTCGGCCTGTTCGAGGCGCAGAGCGTCGAACAGCGCTGGCTGCTGGTGATGGGCACCGGGGCGATCGCGCTGATCGTGCTGTTCTGGATGCTGCGCGAGCGGACCAAGGGCGACATCTTCGGCCTCTCGCTGATCCTCGGCGGTGCGCTGGGCAATATCCTCGACCGCGTGCTCTACGGCTACGTGATCGACTATGCGGACCTGCATTTCGGCGCGTTCCGCCCGTTCATGATCTTCAACGTCGCCGATGCGTGCATCACCATCGGCGTCCTCATCATCCTTGCCCGTTCCTTCTTCCTGCGCGACAAGGGCGCGCAATCCGATATGCACCTGGCTGCGAAAGAGAGCTGA
- a CDS encoding DUF3035 domain-containing protein, with protein sequence MRHKSLIILATFAMGLSACGTGGGILGRDRPDEFAVQRQAPLVVPPDFSLAPPEPGAPRPTEGTAAEQALDALFGGPAARSQVEAAALSRAGEAAPGIRSSVGDPKTQTVAKGRVTRDILAAPQGDGGSAQAVIPG encoded by the coding sequence ATGCGCCACAAGAGCCTCATCATCCTCGCCACCTTCGCCATGGGCCTGTCCGCCTGCGGCACCGGCGGCGGAATCCTGGGCCGCGACCGGCCGGACGAATTCGCAGTGCAGCGGCAGGCGCCGCTGGTGGTTCCGCCCGATTTCAGCCTCGCCCCGCCCGAACCCGGCGCACCGCGCCCGACCGAAGGCACTGCCGCAGAGCAGGCGCTCGATGCGCTGTTCGGCGGCCCGGCTGCGCGCAGCCAGGTGGAAGCTGCCGCGCTCAGCCGTGCAGGCGAGGCGGCTCCGGGCATCCGCTCCTCGGTCGGCGATCCCAAGACGCAGACCGTCGCCAAGGGCCGCGTGACGCGCGACATCCTCGCCGCGCCGCAGGGCGATGGCGGTTCGGCGCAGGCGGTCATCCCCGGCTGA
- a CDS encoding LytTR family DNA-binding domain-containing protein, with protein sequence MDDNGPLRVVLVDDEPLAIERLETLCGRIADVEVVGTADHGEAALEVIGRTAPDLVLLDLTMPGIDGIEVARKLSGQKTPPAVIFVTAHESFAVEAFDLDAVDYVLKPVAAERLERAIGRAIAKRGEPQGTGETKWLQELWVPHRSELVRVSVSDVRRIDAERDYVRLFVGEKTYLLLQTIAGLEEKLDPEAYIRIHRSTILRKDHIAGLRHDGLGVWSVELEDGETLRIGRTYLPKVKAMAGR encoded by the coding sequence ATGGACGATAATGGACCTCTGCGCGTCGTACTGGTCGACGACGAACCGCTCGCGATCGAGCGTCTGGAAACCCTGTGCGGCCGGATCGCCGACGTCGAAGTGGTCGGCACTGCCGACCATGGAGAAGCCGCGCTGGAGGTAATCGGCAGGACCGCGCCCGATCTGGTGCTGCTCGACCTGACCATGCCCGGGATCGACGGGATCGAAGTCGCGCGCAAGCTGTCTGGCCAGAAAACCCCGCCGGCGGTGATCTTCGTCACCGCGCACGAAAGCTTTGCGGTCGAAGCCTTCGATCTCGACGCGGTGGACTATGTGCTAAAGCCTGTCGCCGCCGAGCGGCTGGAGCGCGCGATCGGCCGCGCCATCGCCAAGCGGGGCGAGCCGCAGGGCACGGGCGAAACCAAGTGGCTGCAGGAATTGTGGGTGCCGCATCGCTCCGAACTGGTCCGCGTGTCCGTCTCCGACGTCCGCCGGATCGATGCCGAGCGCGATTATGTGCGGCTGTTCGTGGGCGAAAAGACCTACCTGCTGCTGCAGACCATCGCCGGGCTGGAGGAAAAGCTCGACCCGGAGGCGTACATTCGCATCCACCGCAGCACGATCCTGCGCAAGGACCATATTGCGGGCCTTCGTCACGATGGGCTGGGCGTCTGGTCGGTCGAGCTGGAAGACGGCGAGACGTTGCGGATCGGCCGCACCTACCTGCCCAAAGTCAAGGCGATGGCAGGCCGCTAG
- a CDS encoding membrane dipeptidase, with translation MKKTVLIIVGLVLLFGIAAFFQFGPGMLERSMNKVDGEPLIEVSDEAKALHTTLTIVDLHSDTLLWNRNLLNRGTRGHMDLPRLEEGNVALQVFSSVTKTPKGQNYDANDADSDNITPLVIAQLQPTRTWNSLLERSLWHAEKLDRAAAKSDGELLKVASTRDLDRLLRERSGQTPKPVGALLSVEGLQNLEGDLSNLDVLRKQGFRMASLTHFFDNDLAGSMHGIEKGGLTDKGRTAVRRMEALGMVVDIAHCSHACVADILAMAERPVVSSHGGVQATCDVNRNLTDDEIRGVAKTGGVVGIGYWDAAVCGTSPRDAAKAMKHVRDLVGIDYVALGSDYDGATTVRFDTSQLVQVTQALMDEGFSADEIRAVMGGNALRVLRGGLGPIPAPAEPAEAA, from the coding sequence GTGAAGAAAACCGTACTGATTATCGTCGGGCTGGTGCTCCTGTTTGGCATCGCAGCTTTCTTCCAGTTCGGCCCCGGTATGCTCGAGCGGAGCATGAACAAGGTCGATGGCGAGCCGCTGATCGAAGTCTCCGACGAGGCGAAGGCGCTGCACACAACGCTGACCATCGTCGATCTGCATTCCGACACGCTGCTGTGGAACCGCAACCTGCTCAATCGCGGGACCCGCGGCCACATGGACCTGCCGCGCCTCGAAGAGGGCAATGTCGCGCTGCAGGTTTTCTCCAGCGTGACCAAGACGCCTAAGGGGCAGAACTATGACGCCAACGACGCCGACAGCGACAACATCACCCCGCTGGTGATCGCGCAGCTTCAGCCCACCCGCACCTGGAACAGCCTGCTTGAACGCTCGCTGTGGCACGCCGAGAAGCTCGACCGCGCGGCGGCGAAATCGGACGGCGAGCTGCTCAAGGTCGCTTCCACCAGGGATCTCGACCGCCTGCTGCGTGAACGGTCCGGCCAGACGCCCAAGCCGGTCGGCGCGCTGCTGAGCGTCGAGGGATTGCAGAACCTCGAAGGCGATCTGTCGAACCTCGACGTGCTGCGCAAACAGGGCTTCCGCATGGCCAGCCTCACGCATTTCTTCGACAATGATCTCGCCGGGTCGATGCACGGGATCGAGAAGGGCGGACTGACCGACAAGGGCCGCACCGCCGTGCGGCGGATGGAAGCGCTCGGCATGGTGGTCGACATCGCGCATTGCAGCCATGCCTGCGTCGCGGACATCCTCGCGATGGCGGAGCGCCCGGTGGTCTCCAGCCACGGCGGGGTGCAGGCGACCTGCGACGTCAACCGCAACCTGACCGACGATGAGATTCGCGGGGTCGCCAAGACCGGCGGTGTGGTCGGCATCGGGTACTGGGATGCGGCGGTGTGCGGCACGTCGCCGCGCGATGCGGCCAAGGCGATGAAGCATGTGCGCGATCTGGTCGGGATCGACTATGTCGCGCTGGGCAGCGACTATGACGGCGCGACCACGGTGCGCTTCGACACCTCGCAGCTGGTGCAGGTGACTCAGGCGCTGATGGACGAAGGCTTCAGCGCCGACGAGATTCGCGCCGTGATGGGCGGCAATGCATTGCGCGTGCTGCGCGGAGGCCTCGGCCCCATACCCGCACCTGCGGAGCCGGCAGAAGCCGCATGA